The Salvelinus alpinus chromosome 3, SLU_Salpinus.1, whole genome shotgun sequence genome segment AAGCAGGATCgttccctggatgggagaccagatggaGCTGGAAGTGGTAAATAAAATTCACATTTGGGGATATTTTTTTATGTGAAACATTAACATGCGAATCTTCACAGGTGTCTAAAAACCACgtgtttttcatgttttttttcatgtgtttttttctttcatgtgtttttttttgtaagggaactCTCCCCTAGGCTTTTGGCCTGCACCTACATCATCTTAGCTAGCTGAGTCATAATTAGGGCATGCTACTGTGTACACCAACTAATTGGGCTCAGACTTCAAACAGGTGGCAATATCTTCTAAACAAGTTATGACTCATCAACCAGTTCTTGACTTGGACATAAATAGGTGCTGGTACTCATTTGGGGTTCCGGTACTGTTTATATGGTGCAGgcactccacaatacttttgagctaatattctgtatattctataagaggtgcagGAACTCAAGCAATAGAACATTTGAGTCAAGCACTGCAATCAACTAAACAATGTTATAAAATATGAGGGCGGGTTGTAATGAAATGTTCCAATAAAAACCATCAGGAATAGTGAATCCTGGTGGTGTTGCTACACTATCAACATATATCAAAATCTAAATTGTTTTATCTAAAGTCATATGTGGTACACCTTGACATCACTCTGTCAAAACCACTCAGTTGGAATGAAAACATTTTACACTAATTAACATACTTAAATGAACTACAAGTGACTCACTGGCTTAGCAACAGTAATTCATGACCCACATGACTCTCTGTCATATCTTCCCATTTAATGACTTGTCACCTTTTCCTCACTCAGGTCACACCATGAGATAACAGAGCAACACTTAACCACACTCAACATTGCAAAAGTACGAAATCGATACGTAGCAGCAATCTCTTCTAAGGTCTGCTCAACCCTCTCCGCTCTCCAACCATGACTCAGTACTTAGGTATGTAGGTACCTCAATGTCTCCATCTTGCCATAGTCAGGCAATAGCAAGGCCCTTCACTGGGTGGGTTTGGTGTTGTTGGTATCGGTAGCCCTGCCATTCTCCACCCTGCGGACGGAGGAGTTAAAGGAGCTCCTCTTCAAGATCTTGTTAGCCAGGTCACTGCATGTCTTCCTGTACTGGTTTCGGAGCAGTGAGTAGACAAAAGGGTCACAGGCTGCCTTGCTGTAGGCCAAACACTTGGACAGGACACCCCAATGAGGGCTTATGTGTCCTGGGGTGGAGAGCTCCACAATTCTGCCATGACAGACACACAGAATAAGTTATATTATTAACAGTGTTTAGCTTAACAGTGCTGGTCTATGAAACAAGTCATGTTTCATAGGCCACCGTACAGTGAAAAAACAACACAGATGTCAAAAAATCTAATGTCCTGAGGAAACTCTTTATTAACAAGCTTTCAAAAATTTCAACATTTCGCTTGAAAATGCCATGGCTCTGATTCGATAGTGAATGTTAGGGGATGTGGAGTTGCTCTTGTTTGTCTCATTGTGCTTACACCGCTGTATAGTGGTGGTACACAAGGACAAGGCTTATTCTCAGAATGTTTAGGTAAGGTCACTGGTCGTGTGATTCACAGCAGCTATCAAACTCACAATGGGGATCTCTCTATCATTATacacactgatgtgatcttctTCTTCACGGTTATTTTGTATCCGCTTCTGAAGGGTTGGAGCTGATTGAATGCAGGTTTAATGAGAAGTATCGTCATGGTCTCCGACTTACTCATAATCACACGTCCACTCATGGTAATTCTCTCATGGATTCTCTTTCTCTTATATTCTTTCTCCCTTGCCTGGGGTTTCATCCTATACCTCATGAAAAAAATAAACATGCATCTATGAACCTCTCCTTCTATGGTCACAACAAAATCACCCTCAAGGTGATTGATTAGTGATTTAGACACCGGATCAATTTAACATAACAAGATGAGGTTGTAGAAATTGACTATGGCCGACTCCAGTCTGAATTGAAATTCATTAGCACAAAGCAGTTGTCCTCATTGCACATTCGACAATTTTACCCACTGGTCTAAAGCACACGTCATTTGTTCAGGCAGTAGACAACTTTCATTGGTCTCAGATGGGGAATTGACGTCATTGCAGCAGCCAATCTCACAATGTAACATTACCACACATGCACAGTGGTGTTGAGGATAGATCTGAACATCTGCTCACCTCGTAATGACGTAGGGGGCAAAGCACACCACAAACGTTCCAATGAATGTGCTGATCTTCTTGGTGGCTCTCTGCCTCCGCTGTCTCTGCTCATCCAGGCATCGCTGGCGCACACTACCAAAGGACAGAGGGGACCATTATCACCCCAAGGGACGTATAGGAGCACAGGTTTAAACATGGCCTCTCGAGTGGGATGAAGGTTGATGGAGAAAACAGCATGGTTCTATGGACAGTATCAGAGCTCATCCTCAGGTCAATGCCAATGGATTGTTCAAGATATATGAACAGTAACACATCCATTATGTAAATCAAGTCCAATTCCAGGTCCATACTTATTCTTTAATAGACTGGTAATAACATGGAGTTGACCTCAGCATATCTTAGAAAGATGAAGGAAAGATAACGTAAAAGAAAGCAACGCTGACAGTGAGTGCACGCACATTAATTGACTGATTTGAGGCTAATTTAATTATTTTAGCTATGTAATGTGGAGGTGATTGAAAAGGGATCATCAAATACAGTAAACCATTCATGACATGGATCTTAACTCTATCCAGAAATAATTACACATGCTATTATCCTAGCATCTATGATGTATAGAGAAAATGCTTCAGGGTGATTCAATCATATCTCTCCTCACATCTTTCTCATCCCTCTCACTGAACAGCTCTTTGAATGTTTGAGGTAAACTGGGCAGAGTAGGCCTAAACTGATCGAATATCTCATCTCAAAGAATGTCAAGAATGCACATCAGAGGTTTTGATGTATTACATTTGATTAAAACTATTGTTAAAATGCGGAATGATTTTTGCTTTTCTGTATGTAGGTTATTGTAATGTTGGGCATGACCATAGTATTGCCTATGACAAAATATCAAAATGCAAGGCAAATTTAATGACAATTCGTTAACTAACTGCCAATAATGCCTGTCTGGACTATTCAACTCATGAATATAAATCACAATTTATAATGGTTTTGATCTGTATGTGAATAGTTTTGGGGTTGGAATATGTTTGTGTCATTTTAGTTTTGATAAAGAGGCCTGAGATCTGAGACCGGAACCTTGGACCAAACCTGTGGTGCTGAAATCAATCGTAATGCCACTGAAGTCGCATTGTGCAATCACAATTTGTGGGCTAATTTTTTAGGGGATAGATTATCTTTAATAATACAGATAGACcatggcttctatcaatgtaattgtgtTCATCATTTCTAATCcctcatatatattttttgtaaatatactgtatattttcacCTTACCACCCCACCACTAATtgaagtaaactaatggacaacaatactatTTGACATTATCTTTTTTGTTTGATCGATTGATGATTTACTATGCTTTTTCAAATCACCCTGCAGCGCTATTTGCAGAGTTGGCTCtatgtaaatgttgcaattcttcaaccattcctgaacctgcgaccaaaaacaagctacacaTGGGCAATACCAAAACAATTGTAAACATGGGCTAACCTTAAAATATGTAACAAGTAAATGAATCAGACAAGGACACCTCAACAGTAGGCTAAACAGCTTACCTCGGGTGAATATCCACAAGCAGCAATAAGGTCTGCATAGTGATCACGTCGATGCGTTTACAGTGAAAACGCGCAACTTTCAGCACTTTCAGGTACGTTACACACAACACAATCAAGGTCATGAGAAAAGTGAGCGAGTGTAAAACCACAGTGTAGATGATGAACTGCGTCTTAGTGTCACTTGCTCTCGCATTGCAGAGCGTACAGGATGCGTAAAGGTGATGGTACCCAACCCAGGAGAGGCAAGTGGCCACCGTGGAGAAGGAGAGCGAGTGTAACCACGTGTATGCCAGAGCTATCACTGCGTCCCGGTGTCGTATTCTGGAGTGGTAGCTTAGCGGAAAAACAACCGCTACCCATCTATCAATGCTCAAAGCCCCCATACTGAGCATTGAGTTCGTGGTGAGAAAAGTGTCCAGGAAACCCACAGTTTGACAGAACCCGCTGCTTCCAGGGTTTCCTTTGTTGATAAGTCCGACCAGAGTTAGAGGCATGGTAGAAACGGTAAGAAACAGGTTGCAGAAGGTAAGGTTGAGGATAAACAACCCGGGAACCTGCTTTCGAATCTCCGGGTTGTACATAAAGCAGATAACCACCACCACGTTGGACAGCAACGAGACAACGATGATCACTACTACAAACAGAAAGACAGCTATGTCCGCTATGTGCATGGTGCGTGCGTCCCGCTCAAAAATACGGACTTTTGACAATTGAATCCATCGTCCAGCTTCGGAAATAAATTAAAGATAGCATTGTGCTGGAACTACGAGGTCCAAATACAAACATCCGACACAGTGTCACAATTATAATTCGTTGTCCTTCTCGTGTCTCCATGTAACGATACAGCCGGCTCACTATGTGGAGTCGCAAGGAAGGGTATCCAAGTATTATGGATGTTATGTGATGCGGACTGAACCACTGTCTCCGGGGACGGGTGATAAACAAATAGAGACACCCCTGCACGTCTGGATGCAGTTAGTTTCCAAGTATTATGGATGTTATGTGATGCGGACTGAACCACTGTCTCCGGGGACGGGTGATAAATAAATATAGACACCCCTTTATGTCTGGCTGCAGTTAGTTTCCAAGTATTTCTTCCTTGCCATTGCTTGCGCAATGATACCTCATTGCGCAATCGCGCAGTGCACTGATGGACAGCTTTGCAAACACGCAGCGCAGTCTCTCCTATGGTCTGTCTCCGGGGATCCTTTTGTTCTATATATATAACCCATCACCTACACTCACATGCTGCACACTCGATCG includes the following:
- the LOC139570922 gene encoding G-protein coupled receptor 26-like; translation: MHIADIAVFLFVVVIIVVSLLSNVVVVICFMYNPEIRKQVPGLFILNLTFCNLFLTVSTMPLTLVGLINKGNPGSSGFCQTVGFLDTFLTTNSMLSMGALSIDRWVAVVFPLSYHSRIRHRDAVIALAYTWLHSLSFSTVATCLSWVGYHHLYASCTLCNARASDTKTQFIIYTVVLHSLTFLMTLIVLCVTYLKVLKVARFHCKRIDVITMQTLLLLVDIHPSVRQRCLDEQRQRRQRATKKISTFIGTFVVCFAPYVITRIVELSTPGHISPHWGVLSKCLAYSKAACDPFVYSLLRNQYRKTCSDLANKILKRSSFNSSVRRVENGRATDTNNTKPTQ